TATGAAGATACCCAAGTTAAAGACTCACGCTCTAGTGAAGATGGTATGACCATTCGTAGAAGGCGGGTATGCTCTAATTGTAATGGTAGATTTACTACTTTTGAAAGAATTCAATTGCGTGATATTACCGTGGTTAAGAAAAGTGGTGAAAAAAAGGTTTTTGATCGCGATAAAGTTTATAAATCCTTACAAACAGCTTTAAGAAAAAGAAATGTTAGCGGGGAAAAAATTGAGCAGAAAGTTAATCAGATTATTATGAAGCTTGATGCTTTAGGAGAAAGTGAAGTTACTACTACAACAATAGGAGAAATGGTAATGGAAGCATTAAAAGAGTTAGATCAAATTGCTTATATTAGATATGCCTCAGTATATCGTGATTTTTGTGAAGTAGACGATTTTGAACAGTTTTTAAAATCCATAAAAAAGAAAAAAACTCCTAAAAAAAGCAATTAATCTTCATGAATACATGCCTCCTAGCAAATGATGAATATTGGATGAATATCGCTCTCTCATTTGCCAAGGAAAATATTGGGTTAACAGGAGTCAATCCTTCCGTTGGTGCGGTAATTATTAAAGATAATCAATTATTATCTTATGGAATAACTCAACCTGGGGGTGTTCCACATGCAGAAATAGTAGCTATCAACAAATTAACTCAAGATGAATTAAAAGATGCGACGCTTTACGTAACACTTGAGCCATGTACGCATTACGGTAAATCTCCTCCATGCATTAATAAAATCTTAGCATCTAATTTTGAAAGAATTGTGATATCTACTCTTGATCCTAATCCGTTAATTAACGGCCGGAGTACAGAATTGTTAAACAATAATGATATCAAATTTACAGTAGGCGTTTTAGAAAACAAAGCTATAGAGATAAATCAAGGGTTTTTAAAAAGAATTAAAACAGGAGCTCCTTTTGTTACAGTGAAGGTGGCAGTAAGCCTAGATGGCAAGATAGCAACTTATAAAAATCATTCTCATTGGCTATCTAATGAATATTCATTAAAATTTGCTCATTTACTTAGATTTAGAAGTGATGCCATTATGGTAGGCAAAAATACTTATCTGATTGATAAACCCAAGCTTAGCTGTAGGCTGCCGGGAATAAATGATAAAAAGTTACTTAAAGTTACATTAGATAGGAATCTAAAAGAATTATATCCATCTGATGATAATTTAATTGTATATACTCTAGCTAAGTCTAACCAAAAGAATATAATTTCTTTAAATGAAGAAAATTTTTTAGAAGACGTACTAAATGATTTAGGAGCTAGAGGCATAAATAATTTATTAGTAGAAGGAGGTGGGAAGCTTATTACTTCATTACTAAAATGCAATTTAATTGATAAGCTGATTTTAGTAACAGTACCTATTATAATTGGTAATGATGGAATTCCAATGATAGAAAATCTTCAAATTGATAAAATTAATAATAGTTTTAGATTAAAAAATATTGAAACTTTTAATTTAAAAGGCGATAATATCCAAACATTTATTATTGAGAACAAGGAATAAATATGTCTCGTAGAACTACTAAAAGCTCACTAAAAAACTTTTTACTTGTCACTGTTACTGTAGTTGGGGTGGGATATTTTATAATAGATTATTTTCCTCAATTCAAAAGGCAAGATAATGCCCAAATAAGCCATGATTTAAATGAAGAAAAAATCAAAGAATTAGCACGAGTTGTAGCTAAAGAGGTGGTTGAAGATTTTATTCGTGATCATCCTGAAGAGATTATTAGTTCAGTTGAAGCTATGCAAAAGAAAAAATTTGAAGAAAGAGCTCAACAAGTTTCATCTTTGATTAAACAAAATCTTCCTGCATTGCAAAATAAAGCTACAGGAGCAGTTCAAGGGCAAGTAAATAATCCTAAACACATAATTGTTCATTTCTATGATTATAATTGTGGTTATTGCAAAAGTGCTGCTGATATGATTAAAAAGGTAGCGGAAAATCACAAAAATGTATTAATAATCTTTAGAGATTTGCCAATACTTGGTCCTAATTCCATTCAGCTAGCAAAAATTGCAGGTGGAGTGAAAAAATATAAACCGGAAAACTATGCTAAATTTTATTATGAGTTGTTTGAGCAAGCTGATAAATCAGCAGATAATATTAAAGCTTTGGCGGTAAATTTCGGAGTTGATAAACAACAGCTTGAAGAGTATTTAACTTCTAGTGAAGCACAAAATTATGTTAATCTTAACCAAGAAATAGCTAAAAAAGTGCAAGTAATGGGAACTCCTTTTATTGTGGTTAATGATCATGTTTATCATAATCCCCTTAGCTATGATGCAATCAAAAGTGAATTAAAGTAAATTTTATTTTTGGAAAAGATTTAGCTGCTAGTTGATTTAAAGCCTCCAATATTAAATATTGGAGGCTTTAAATATTGTAATATAAAAAATAAGGCTTAGTCCCTAATAAAATTCTTTAAGGAATTGTTAAGCTTCTTAAGCAGTGCTTTTTTGGATAACCAAATAAAATGCCACTAGGTCTCACGTTTCAAGAATAAATTAAAGCTGTTTGTAGGGTATCATTATATTTCCTCTATATATAGAGGCGTCTAGTTTGATTCTGGAAGGTTGTCTTTATACCATTAGTAAAATAAGATCAAAAAGTTCTGAATGATTACTCGCATAATGTTGTAATTTAGAGATATCAAAAGTTAGCAACCAGCAAATTTATGTTATCAGGTTTTACTGTATTAGTGTAAGGTTGTAGATTTACTATCAACAATTATTTGTATATAAATTTTTGCCACCCTATTTTAGTATCCAAATACCCTAATCTCCAGCTACATCTCTACATCTATGTTACACTTGTGCTTATCTTTACTAATACTTTTGAAATAACTTTTATCACAAGTGTAATATTTTCATAAAATTGTTTGCTACTATTTGGCTATTTGAGGGTAATCTTCTTTTGCAATTTATAAGAAATATCTAACCGTTGAATTAGGGTAAATATCTAATTAGTATTGTTGTGGTTTCTAGCTAAAGTCACTACAGCAAGAACAAGATATTTTTTTCTTAAAGCTTAACCATGCTTTAGTAATTATAATCTCCTAACTTATTTAAAGTCAGGCGCCAGCCACAAAATAATATTACAGAATATAATTACTAGTAATTATTACTAGCAATTTCATCCAACGTAGCTTGTTCATTTTTATTAAGCTTTTCCAGCAATTTTTGTTTATGTTTAGCTATTAAGAGTTCTATTTGTTTAATAGAGGCAAATTTTTCTTGGATGGTATTTTGGACTTTCTCAATCCTGTTTTGGCAGGCATTCATGGCGTGTTGCTTATTTTCAATATCTTTATTAATTTTGATAAGATAATGGCTATAAGCTTTATTTAAAAGATAATTATTATTTAGATTTTGAGATTCATTATATTTATCTTCGGTGAGATGATTTAATTCTATTTTATACTTATCAAAAAGATCTTGCTGTATTTTAAGTTCTATTAATATTTGTTCTAATTCTTCTTTGTAAAGCTTAAGTAATAATTCTAGTTTTTTTATTTGCATGTTGCCTTTTAAGTTCAATCGCAAGTATAAGTATATTACTAATTACCACGAATAGTCCACCAATTATACTGGTTAAATCCGGGAAGTTACTATTAAATAAAAAGTCGGTTAGAAGAATCCAAATTAGATAACTATAATCATAAGGGGCTATAGTTAAAGCGCTGGCATATTTGAGTGCCATTGCATAAAAATATTGTCCTATTGCCGCCAGAAAACCAACCAGTACAAACAATAAGGCAGAGGACTTATCTAGCGGAACCCAGTTGTTTATTAAAAATGGTGCAGTGACTATAAGTAATAAGATATTAGGATAAAAAATAATTGCTAAGGGGTCATCTTTAACGGTTAGCTTTTTAATAAGAATCTTGCTAATTGCGGCAAGAAGCGATCCAAGTAGAACTATAACTGCACCAAACCTTAACATGTTATCTATGCCTGGTCTTAGAGCAATTATAATGCCAATAGTTGCAAGTATTACAGCCCATAGATGATAGCGTTTTAACTTTTCATTAAGAAAAATAGTTGCAAGTATAGCGAAGAATATAGCGGATGTGTAGCTAAGTGATGAACTTTCAGCTAGTGGCATGACACTAAATGCATAAATATAAGCAAAAGTTCTACCGCAGCCGATTATAGAGTTAGCCAAATGATAAAGAATTTTATTAGTTTTAAGGGGATTTGAAAAGGTTTTTGTATATGCTATAAGGCTAAATGCTATTAATGGAACAATTCTACCCAGTGATCTTAAAAAAGTAACTTGGGCTATTCCAAATTGATAATTTTTGAAGAAGTATTTTATTAATGCATCAGAGAACGCATAAAAAATTAGGGATAATATTACAAAAATTATCCCTATAGTTTGATCACGATTATAGATACGCTTGGTAGGTTTGTTCATTACTTCAATGGTGGCCAGACCCAGAATCGAACTGGGGACACAAGGATTTTCAGTCCTTTGCTCTACCAACTGAGCTATCTGGCCTTATTTGTTAAAGTTAACTAAAAAGGTCACCAAATTTTTTATTGAATTCTTGAATGTTTGCATCAGCAGAGCTTGCTTCTATACGTGCATCTGGATTCCATGCAGGATGCTTAGCTATTGATTTTTCTGCAAAAAATTCTGCTTTGTTATAAGTTGAATATGATTCAATATAACTACCATCAGGAAAAATGAATTTTACAAGTCTGGTATCTGGATGTTGTGCCATTTTTTTCAAACTTTATTGGTTTATCTAAAGTTTAGTTTTATACATAAAACTTTGTTGCTTGGCAACAGTAATCTTCATATTGTAGCAAAATTTATTTGAAAAGTAATTAAAACCCAATTGTGCTCCCATAAATTACGATAAGAGCACAAGTAAGAACGGTAAATACTACACTTACCATAAAGATATCAAAGTAAGATTCCTTGTGCTTTAGACCGCATATGGCAAGCAAGGTTATTACCGCGCCGCAATGAGGAAGTGTATCTAAACCACTAGAGGCAATAGTGCTTAAGCGATGAAGTATTTCAGGATTTATTTTATAGGTTGTGGACATTTCGGCAAAGCTGTCTCCTAATGTTTGTAAAGCTATACTTAAGCCGCCAGAAGAGGAACCAGTAATACCTGCTAAAATATT
This window of the Rickettsiales endosymbiont of Stachyamoeba lipophora genome carries:
- the nrdR gene encoding transcriptional regulator NrdR gives rise to the protein MKCPFCGYEDTQVKDSRSSEDGMTIRRRRVCSNCNGRFTTFERIQLRDITVVKKSGEKKVFDRDKVYKSLQTALRKRNVSGEKIEQKVNQIIMKLDALGESEVTTTTIGEMVMEALKELDQIAYIRYASVYRDFCEVDDFEQFLKSIKKKKTPKKSN
- the ribD gene encoding bifunctional diaminohydroxyphosphoribosylaminopyrimidine deaminase/5-amino-6-(5-phosphoribosylamino)uracil reductase RibD, encoding MNTCLLANDEYWMNIALSFAKENIGLTGVNPSVGAVIIKDNQLLSYGITQPGGVPHAEIVAINKLTQDELKDATLYVTLEPCTHYGKSPPCINKILASNFERIVISTLDPNPLINGRSTELLNNNDIKFTVGVLENKAIEINQGFLKRIKTGAPFVTVKVAVSLDGKIATYKNHSHWLSNEYSLKFAHLLRFRSDAIMVGKNTYLIDKPKLSCRLPGINDKKLLKVTLDRNLKELYPSDDNLIVYTLAKSNQKNIISLNEENFLEDVLNDLGARGINNLLVEGGGKLITSLLKCNLIDKLILVTVPIIIGNDGIPMIENLQIDKINNSFRLKNIETFNLKGDNIQTFIIENKE
- a CDS encoding DsbA family protein, which translates into the protein MSRRTTKSSLKNFLLVTVTVVGVGYFIIDYFPQFKRQDNAQISHDLNEEKIKELARVVAKEVVEDFIRDHPEEIISSVEAMQKKKFEERAQQVSSLIKQNLPALQNKATGAVQGQVNNPKHIIVHFYDYNCGYCKSAADMIKKVAENHKNVLIIFRDLPILGPNSIQLAKIAGGVKKYKPENYAKFYYELFEQADKSADNIKALAVNFGVDKQQLEEYLTSSEAQNYVNLNQEIAKKVQVMGTPFIVVNDHVYHNPLSYDAIKSELK
- a CDS encoding flagellar FliJ family protein, producing MQIKKLELLLKLYKEELEQILIELKIQQDLFDKYKIELNHLTEDKYNESQNLNNNYLLNKAYSHYLIKINKDIENKQHAMNACQNRIEKVQNTIQEKFASIKQIELLIAKHKQKLLEKLNKNEQATLDEIASNNY
- a CDS encoding DMT family transporter, with protein sequence MNKPTKRIYNRDQTIGIIFVILSLIFYAFSDALIKYFFKNYQFGIAQVTFLRSLGRIVPLIAFSLIAYTKTFSNPLKTNKILYHLANSIIGCGRTFAYIYAFSVMPLAESSSLSYTSAIFFAILATIFLNEKLKRYHLWAVILATIGIIIALRPGIDNMLRFGAVIVLLGSLLAAISKILIKKLTVKDDPLAIIFYPNILLLIVTAPFLINNWVPLDKSSALLFVLVGFLAAIGQYFYAMALKYASALTIAPYDYSYLIWILLTDFLFNSNFPDLTSIIGGLFVVISNILILAIELKRQHANKKTRIIT
- a CDS encoding 50S ribosomal protein L31: MAQHPDTRLVKFIFPDGSYIESYSTYNKAEFFAEKSIAKHPAWNPDARIEASSADANIQEFNKKFGDLFS